From Cellulosimicrobium cellulans, the proteins below share one genomic window:
- a CDS encoding SDR family NAD(P)-dependent oxidoreductase has translation MVSNHVPGRFEGRTAIVTGAGAGIGRATVERLLAEGARVVATDVREDRLDKLVADVGSDALVTVAGDVSAQTTVDAVVAAAGGRVDALANVAGIMDGFLPSAEVDDSTWDLVMTVNVTAVMRLTRAVLPLMLDAGKGSIVNVGSEAGSRASASGTAYATSKHAVVGFTKSTAFFYTPQGVRANVVAPGAVATSIEAPFRSQHAGERLGPIMATTVPPAASADELAAAITWLLSDDSANVSGAVLHSDGGWAAV, from the coding sequence ATGGTCAGCAACCACGTTCCCGGCCGGTTCGAGGGCCGCACCGCGATCGTCACCGGCGCGGGCGCCGGGATCGGGCGCGCCACCGTCGAGCGGCTGCTCGCGGAGGGCGCGCGCGTCGTCGCGACGGACGTCCGGGAGGACCGGCTGGACAAGCTCGTCGCGGACGTCGGGTCCGACGCCCTCGTGACGGTCGCGGGCGACGTGAGCGCGCAGACCACGGTCGACGCGGTGGTCGCCGCCGCGGGCGGCCGGGTGGACGCGCTCGCCAACGTCGCGGGCATCATGGACGGCTTCCTGCCGAGCGCCGAGGTCGACGACTCGACCTGGGACCTCGTCATGACCGTCAACGTCACGGCCGTCATGCGCCTCACGCGCGCGGTGCTGCCCCTCATGCTCGACGCCGGGAAGGGGTCGATCGTCAACGTCGGGTCCGAGGCGGGGTCGCGCGCGTCGGCCTCGGGCACCGCGTACGCGACGTCGAAGCACGCGGTCGTCGGCTTCACGAAGAGCACGGCGTTCTTCTACACCCCGCAGGGCGTGCGGGCGAACGTCGTCGCGCCGGGCGCCGTCGCGACGAGCATCGAGGCGCCGTTCCGCTCGCAGCACGCCGGCGAGCGGCTCGGGCCGATCATGGCGACCACCGTCCCGCCCGCCGCGAGCGCCGACGAGCTCGCCGCGGCGATCACGTGGCTGCTCTCGGACGACTCGGCGAACGTGTCCGGCGCCGTCCTGCACAGCGACGGCGGGTGGGCCGCCGTCTGA
- a CDS encoding TrpB-like pyridoxal phosphate-dependent enzyme, whose product MTTQQSPVPVRSLEPTGAEVPSTVPTHWYNLAADLPEPVPPHLHPGTREPLTPDDLAPLFPLALVQQEVTTERYVEIPQTIREIYALWRPSPLVRARRLERALGTPARIYYKYEGVSPVGSHKPNTAVAQAYYNALEGTTKLTTETGAGQWGASLSFAGALLGLDVEVWQVRASYDSKPYRRAQMEVYGGICHPSPSDLTEAGRAMLAADPGTTGSLGMAISEAVETAAKDPAAHYALGSVLNHVMLHQSVIGQEALVQLDEAGEGAPDVVFGCAGGGSNLAGLTFPFLGRNLREGTTTRLVACEPAACPSLTQGEYRYDFGDVAGLTPLLKMHTLGKDFVPPAIHAGGLRYHGMSPMVSHAVNLGLMDAVAVEQDEAFVAGTLFARSEGIIPAPESTHAVAAAIAHARAATEPEVIVLGLSGNGVLDLPAYAAYV is encoded by the coding sequence ATGACGACACAGCAGTCTCCCGTCCCCGTCCGGTCCCTCGAGCCGACCGGCGCCGAGGTGCCCTCGACCGTCCCGACGCACTGGTACAACCTCGCCGCGGACCTGCCCGAGCCCGTGCCGCCGCACCTGCACCCGGGCACGCGCGAGCCGCTCACGCCCGACGACCTCGCGCCGCTGTTCCCGCTCGCGCTCGTCCAGCAGGAGGTGACGACGGAGCGCTACGTCGAGATCCCGCAGACGATCCGCGAGATCTACGCCCTGTGGCGGCCGTCGCCGCTCGTGCGCGCGCGACGCCTCGAGCGGGCCCTGGGCACCCCGGCCCGCATCTACTACAAGTACGAGGGCGTGAGCCCGGTCGGGTCGCACAAGCCGAACACCGCGGTCGCGCAGGCGTACTACAACGCGCTCGAGGGCACGACGAAGCTCACGACCGAGACCGGCGCGGGCCAGTGGGGGGCGTCGCTGTCGTTCGCGGGCGCGCTGCTCGGGCTCGACGTCGAGGTGTGGCAGGTGCGCGCGTCGTACGACTCGAAGCCGTACCGCCGCGCGCAGATGGAGGTCTACGGCGGGATCTGCCACCCGTCGCCGTCGGACCTCACGGAGGCCGGGCGCGCGATGCTCGCCGCCGACCCGGGGACGACCGGCTCGCTCGGCATGGCGATCAGCGAGGCCGTGGAGACCGCGGCGAAGGACCCCGCGGCGCACTACGCGCTGGGCAGCGTGCTCAACCACGTCATGCTGCACCAGAGCGTCATCGGCCAGGAGGCCCTCGTCCAGCTCGACGAGGCGGGCGAGGGGGCGCCCGACGTCGTGTTCGGGTGCGCGGGCGGCGGGTCGAACCTCGCGGGCCTGACGTTCCCGTTCCTGGGGCGCAACCTGCGCGAGGGCACGACGACGCGGCTCGTCGCGTGCGAGCCGGCCGCGTGCCCGTCGCTGACCCAGGGGGAGTACCGCTACGACTTCGGCGACGTCGCGGGCCTCACGCCGCTGCTCAAGATGCACACGCTCGGCAAGGACTTCGTCCCGCCCGCGATCCACGCGGGCGGCCTGCGGTACCACGGCATGTCGCCGATGGTGTCGCACGCGGTGAACCTCGGGCTCATGGACGCGGTCGCCGTCGAGCAGGACGAGGCGTTCGTCGCGGGCACGCTCTTCGCGCGCAGCGAGGGCATCATCCCGGCGCCCGAGTCGACGCACGCCGTGGCGGCCGCGATCGCGCACGCGCGCGCCGCGACCGAGCCCGAGGTGATCGTGCTCGGCCTGTCGGGCAACGGCGTCCTCGACCTGCCGGCGTACGCGGCGTACGTCTGA
- the trmB gene encoding tRNA (guanosine(46)-N7)-methyltransferase TrmB, translating into MPDPTPDILDDRPRYRTQPVSFVRRSGRLAPRQQRAWDAHRDRYVVDVPRDVARTSVDPAYVLDVAGTFGRDARLVVEIGSGQGEAVVAAAEREPGTDFLAVEVYTPGLAQTVLRASQRDLTNVRLVQANAAELLATTLPAGSVDELWIFFPDPWHKSRHHKRRLVAPSFAALAERVLRAPGEGDDGRPGGTLRLATDWAEYADQMLDVLDAAPGLRNVHGPRGVAPRFEGRVLTGFERKGETAGRVITDLEYVRV; encoded by the coding sequence ATGCCCGACCCGACCCCCGACATCCTCGACGACCGCCCGCGCTACCGGACGCAGCCGGTGTCGTTCGTGCGGCGCAGCGGGCGCCTCGCGCCGCGCCAGCAGCGGGCGTGGGACGCCCACCGGGACCGCTACGTCGTCGACGTGCCGCGCGACGTCGCGCGAACGTCGGTCGACCCGGCGTACGTCCTGGACGTCGCGGGCACGTTCGGGCGCGACGCGCGTCTCGTCGTCGAGATCGGCTCGGGCCAGGGCGAGGCCGTGGTGGCCGCGGCCGAGCGCGAGCCGGGCACCGACTTCCTCGCCGTCGAGGTGTACACGCCGGGCCTCGCGCAGACCGTGCTGCGCGCGTCCCAGCGCGACCTGACGAACGTGCGCCTGGTCCAGGCGAACGCGGCCGAGCTGCTGGCCACGACGCTGCCCGCGGGGAGCGTCGACGAGCTGTGGATCTTCTTCCCCGACCCGTGGCACAAGTCCCGCCACCACAAGCGGCGCCTCGTGGCGCCGTCGTTCGCGGCGCTCGCCGAGCGGGTGCTGCGTGCCCCGGGCGAGGGAGACGACGGCCGGCCGGGCGGCACGCTGCGGCTCGCCACGGACTGGGCCGAGTACGCCGACCAGATGCTCGACGTGCTCGACGCCGCGCCGGGGCTGCGGAACGTCCACGGCCCGCGCGGGGTGGCGCCGCGCTTCGAGGGGCGCGTGCTGACGGGGTTCGAGCGCAAGGGCGAGACGGCGGGCCGCGTCATCACCGACCTGGAGTACGTGCGCGTCTGA
- a CDS encoding DUF485 domain-containing protein, which produces MTDVTAVPGPGPAEETDYQRVQRSPEFQDLRRRFRNFVFPMTALFLVWYFVYVLLANYAHDFMSTKVWGNITVGLLFGLGQFVSTFAITMIYARWANRRFDAAADELRREIEEDEL; this is translated from the coding sequence ATGACCGACGTGACGGCCGTCCCCGGACCGGGGCCCGCCGAAGAGACCGACTACCAGCGCGTGCAACGCTCGCCCGAGTTCCAGGACCTGCGCAGACGGTTCCGGAACTTCGTGTTCCCGATGACCGCGCTCTTCCTCGTGTGGTACTTCGTCTACGTCCTGCTCGCGAACTACGCCCACGACTTCATGAGCACCAAGGTTTGGGGGAACATCACCGTCGGGCTGCTCTTCGGCCTGGGGCAGTTCGTGTCCACGTTCGCGATCACCATGATCTACGCGCGCTGGGCCAACAGGCGGTTCGACGCCGCGGCCGACGAGCTGCGCCGCGAGATCGAGGAGGACGAGCTGTGA
- a CDS encoding solute symporter family protein: MSAPVLAAEATDVGNPVVNIAIFGVFVAVTLVIVLRASRQNKSAADYYAGGRSFTGPQNGTAIAGDYLSAASFLGICGAIAINGYDGFLYSIGFLVAWLVALLLVAELLRNTGKFTMADVLSFRLKQRPVRMAAALATLAVVFFYLLAQMAGAGGLVALLLGIDTTAGQSVVVAVVGALMILYVLVGGMKGTTWVQIIKAVLLIAGAAVMTVWVLAKFGFNLSDLLQGAIDEAGVGGEALIEPGKQYGATGTTKLDFLSLALALVLGTAGLPHVLMRFYTVPSAKEARRSVVWAIWLIGIFYLFTLVLGYGAGALVGPETISAAPGGVNSAAPLLAFALGGEILLGFISAVAFATILAVVAGLTITAAASFAHDIYANVIKRGEVKPDGEVKVARITVVVIGILAILGGIFAQGQNVAFLVALAFAVAASANLPTILYSLFWKRFNTSGALWSMYGGLVSCVVLIAFSPVVSGKVDPVTGASLSMIKNTDIDFAIFPLSNPGIISIPLAFLLGILGTLLSKEKPHPEKFAEMEVRSLTGAGAEKAVVH, translated from the coding sequence GTGAGCGCGCCGGTGCTGGCCGCGGAGGCCACGGACGTCGGCAACCCTGTCGTCAACATCGCGATCTTCGGCGTGTTCGTCGCGGTGACGCTCGTGATCGTGCTGCGCGCGTCCCGGCAGAACAAGTCGGCGGCCGACTACTACGCGGGCGGGCGCTCGTTCACCGGGCCGCAGAACGGCACGGCCATCGCGGGCGACTACCTCTCCGCCGCGAGCTTCCTCGGGATCTGCGGCGCCATCGCGATCAACGGGTACGACGGGTTCCTCTACTCGATCGGCTTCCTCGTGGCGTGGCTCGTCGCGCTCCTGCTCGTGGCCGAGCTGCTGCGCAACACGGGCAAGTTCACGATGGCCGACGTGCTGTCGTTCCGGCTCAAGCAGCGGCCCGTGCGGATGGCGGCGGCGCTCGCGACGCTGGCCGTCGTGTTCTTCTACCTGCTCGCCCAGATGGCCGGCGCGGGCGGGCTCGTGGCGCTGCTGCTCGGCATCGACACGACGGCGGGCCAGAGCGTCGTCGTCGCGGTCGTGGGCGCGCTGATGATCCTCTACGTGCTCGTCGGCGGGATGAAGGGCACCACGTGGGTGCAGATCATCAAGGCCGTGCTGCTCATCGCGGGTGCGGCCGTGATGACGGTGTGGGTGCTCGCCAAGTTCGGCTTCAACCTCTCCGACCTGCTCCAGGGCGCCATCGACGAGGCCGGCGTCGGCGGCGAGGCGCTCATCGAGCCGGGCAAGCAGTACGGCGCGACCGGCACGACCAAGCTCGACTTCCTCTCCCTCGCCCTGGCCCTCGTGCTCGGCACGGCCGGGCTGCCGCACGTGCTCATGCGCTTCTACACCGTGCCGTCGGCCAAGGAGGCCCGCCGCTCGGTCGTGTGGGCGATCTGGCTCATCGGCATCTTCTACCTGTTCACCCTCGTGCTGGGGTACGGCGCCGGGGCGCTCGTGGGACCGGAGACGATCAGCGCGGCCCCAGGGGGAGTGAACTCGGCGGCGCCGCTGCTCGCGTTCGCCCTCGGCGGGGAGATCCTGCTCGGGTTCATCTCCGCCGTCGCGTTCGCGACGATCCTCGCCGTCGTGGCGGGCCTGACGATCACCGCGGCGGCGAGCTTCGCGCACGACATCTACGCCAACGTCATCAAGCGGGGCGAGGTGAAGCCCGACGGGGAGGTCAAGGTCGCGCGCATCACCGTCGTCGTCATCGGGATCCTCGCGATCCTCGGCGGCATCTTCGCCCAGGGCCAGAACGTGGCGTTCCTCGTGGCGCTCGCGTTCGCCGTCGCGGCGAGCGCGAACCTGCCGACCATCCTCTACTCGCTGTTCTGGAAGCGGTTCAACACGTCCGGGGCGCTGTGGAGCATGTACGGCGGGCTCGTCTCGTGCGTCGTGCTCATCGCGTTCTCGCCCGTCGTGTCCGGCAAGGTCGACCCGGTGACGGGCGCGAGCCTGTCGATGATCAAGAACACGGACATCGACTTCGCGATCTTCCCGCTGAGCAACCCCGGCATCATCTCCATCCCGCTCGCGTTCCTGCTCGGGATCCTCGGGACGCTGCTCAGCAAGGAGAAGCCGCACCCGGAGAAGTTCGCCGAGATGGAGGTCCGCTCGCTCACCGGCGCGGGCGCCGAGAAGGCGGTCGTGCACTAG
- a CDS encoding AAA family ATPase → MASPSQPDTVAPEAGPAPVLVVTGAMASGKSTVADALARTFPLAAHVRGDMFRRFVVSGQASMAPPLSGAARAQLDLRQVLAAQVADTYAAAGVVAVVQDILLGPDLERFTARVRTRPCYAVVLTPDGATLAARDAARHKQGYGDWTPDEFAAAARSTPGGLHLDTTGWSVAETVRQVLDRLDEARVA, encoded by the coding sequence ATGGCCTCCCCGTCCCAGCCCGACACCGTCGCCCCCGAGGCCGGCCCGGCACCCGTCCTCGTGGTCACCGGGGCGATGGCCTCGGGCAAGTCGACCGTCGCCGACGCGCTCGCCCGGACCTTTCCCCTCGCCGCGCACGTGCGCGGCGACATGTTCCGCCGGTTCGTCGTGAGCGGGCAGGCGTCGATGGCGCCGCCGCTGTCGGGCGCGGCCCGCGCCCAGCTCGACCTGCGGCAGGTGCTCGCGGCGCAGGTCGCGGACACCTACGCCGCGGCCGGCGTGGTCGCCGTCGTCCAGGACATCCTGCTCGGGCCCGACCTGGAGCGGTTCACGGCGCGCGTGCGCACCCGGCCGTGCTACGCCGTCGTGCTCACCCCGGACGGCGCGACGCTCGCCGCGCGCGACGCCGCCCGGCACAAGCAGGGGTACGGGGACTGGACGCCGGACGAGTTCGCCGCGGCGGCCCGGTCGACGCCGGGCGGACTGCACCTCGACACCACGGGGTGGTCCGTCGCCGAGACCGTCCGGCAGGTCCTCGACCGGCTCGACGAGGCGCGCGTCGCGTGA
- a CDS encoding dihydrolipoyl dehydrogenase family protein, producing the protein MTSDPQQETAPDDTYDVIVIGGGPVGENAADRAGRTGLSVALVEAELVGGECSYWACIPSKTLLRPGAARAEARGVPGVGVDDALDVPAVLARRDAMVADWDDGGQVSWVEGAGIALVRGLGRIVAPRLVEVVAEEPDADPDDLPRTRRLAARHAVIVATGSVPVLPDVPGLADANTWTSREATAVEDVPESLAIVGGGVVATEMAVAFADLGARVTVLSRGGLLGRTEPWAGEAVAASLRELGVDVRLGVATESVEALPDGGARLTLSAVGSRQGEGGADGAPDLSPVTAERVLVATGRVPRTQDLGVDAVGLVPGRALDVDDTMLVQGLPQDAAEGAEGGWLYAAGDVTGRVATTHQGKYQGRVVGDVVAARFGDPDADGAPTAGERAPAVGTAPEPWSRFAATADGVASPQVVFTRPEVAAVGHTEASAREAGIDVRVVRYDLANVSGAAVRAEDYAGSAQLVVDAAREVVVGATFVGPDAAEMLHAATIAVVGEVPLRRLWHAVPSYPTVSEVWLRFLEEYGL; encoded by the coding sequence ATGACGAGCGACCCGCAGCAGGAGACCGCGCCCGACGACACCTACGACGTGATCGTGATCGGCGGAGGGCCCGTCGGGGAGAACGCCGCCGACCGCGCCGGACGCACGGGCCTGAGCGTCGCGCTCGTCGAGGCCGAGCTGGTCGGCGGCGAGTGCTCGTACTGGGCGTGCATCCCCTCGAAGACGCTCCTGCGGCCCGGGGCGGCGCGCGCCGAGGCGCGGGGCGTCCCCGGGGTGGGCGTCGACGACGCGCTCGACGTCCCCGCCGTTCTCGCGCGCCGCGACGCGATGGTCGCGGACTGGGACGACGGCGGCCAGGTCTCGTGGGTCGAGGGCGCGGGGATCGCGCTCGTGCGCGGGCTGGGCCGGATCGTCGCGCCGCGCCTCGTGGAGGTCGTCGCGGAGGAGCCCGACGCCGACCCGGACGACCTCCCGCGGACGCGGCGGCTCGCGGCGCGGCACGCGGTGATCGTGGCGACGGGGAGCGTCCCCGTGCTCCCCGACGTGCCCGGCCTCGCCGACGCGAACACCTGGACGAGCCGCGAGGCGACGGCGGTCGAGGACGTCCCCGAGTCGCTCGCGATCGTGGGCGGGGGAGTGGTCGCGACCGAGATGGCCGTCGCGTTCGCCGACCTCGGCGCGCGCGTCACGGTCCTCTCGCGCGGGGGGCTGCTCGGCCGGACCGAGCCGTGGGCGGGCGAGGCGGTCGCGGCGTCGCTGCGTGAGCTGGGCGTGGACGTGCGCCTCGGGGTCGCCACCGAGTCGGTCGAGGCGCTGCCCGACGGCGGGGCGCGGCTCACGCTCTCGGCCGTCGGGTCTCGGCAGGGCGAGGGCGGCGCCGACGGGGCGCCGGACCTGTCGCCCGTGACCGCGGAGCGGGTCCTCGTCGCGACCGGCCGCGTCCCGCGGACCCAGGACCTCGGCGTCGACGCGGTCGGGCTCGTACCGGGGCGCGCGCTCGACGTCGACGACACGATGCTCGTGCAGGGGTTGCCGCAGGACGCCGCCGAGGGGGCCGAGGGCGGCTGGCTGTACGCCGCGGGCGACGTCACCGGGCGGGTCGCGACGACGCACCAGGGCAAGTACCAGGGCCGGGTCGTGGGCGACGTCGTCGCGGCCCGCTTCGGCGACCCGGACGCCGACGGGGCGCCGACCGCCGGGGAGCGGGCACCCGCCGTCGGCACCGCGCCCGAGCCGTGGTCGCGGTTCGCGGCCACGGCCGACGGCGTGGCGTCCCCGCAGGTCGTGTTCACGCGTCCCGAGGTCGCGGCCGTCGGGCACACCGAGGCGTCCGCCCGGGAGGCCGGGATCGACGTGCGGGTCGTGCGGTACGACCTCGCCAACGTGTCCGGCGCCGCCGTGCGGGCCGAGGACTACGCCGGCAGCGCCCAGCTCGTCGTCGACGCCGCGCGCGAGGTCGTGGTCGGTGCCACCTTCGTCGGCCCCGACGCGGCGGAGATGCTGCACGCCGCGACGATCGCCGTCGTGGGCGAGGTCCCGCTGCGGCGCCTGTGGCACGCGGTGCCGTCGTACCCGACGGTGAGCGAGGTCTGGCTGCGCTTCCTCGAGGAGTACGGGCTGTAG
- a CDS encoding ATP-grasp domain-containing protein, which produces MTTETSAPRVALATCSVLPHLDPDDAPLVRALDARGVAAQPAVWDDPDVDWAAFDAVVVRSTWDYSARRDEFVAWAARVPRILNAEAVLRWNTDKGYLRELEGAGIPVIPTLWLDPARNLSSRAIHTRLPAQGDFVIKPVVSAGAKDTGRYQAGEAHSRGLAIQHAKNLLVSGREVMVQPYVTSVDTAGETGLVFVDGEFSHAVRKNALLTGPHRPTRGLYQQEEMSPFTATEEQLDVARRALATAADAVGGGDVASFLYARVDVVTGNDGGVVVIELELTEPSLFLALAPGSLDRFADAIAARVGH; this is translated from the coding sequence GTGACGACCGAGACCTCAGCCCCCCGCGTCGCCCTCGCGACGTGCTCCGTCCTGCCGCACCTCGACCCTGACGACGCGCCGCTCGTGCGCGCGCTCGACGCGCGCGGCGTCGCCGCCCAGCCCGCCGTCTGGGACGACCCGGACGTCGACTGGGCCGCGTTCGACGCCGTCGTCGTCCGCTCGACGTGGGACTACTCGGCCCGGCGCGACGAGTTCGTCGCGTGGGCGGCACGCGTCCCGCGCATCCTCAACGCAGAGGCGGTGCTGCGCTGGAACACCGACAAGGGCTACCTGCGCGAGCTGGAGGGCGCGGGCATCCCCGTGATCCCGACGCTGTGGCTCGACCCGGCACGCAACCTGTCCTCGCGCGCGATCCACACGCGCCTGCCGGCTCAGGGCGACTTCGTCATCAAGCCGGTCGTCAGCGCGGGGGCCAAGGACACGGGCCGCTACCAGGCCGGCGAGGCGCACTCGCGCGGGCTCGCGATCCAGCACGCGAAGAACCTGCTGGTCTCGGGCCGCGAGGTCATGGTGCAGCCGTACGTCACGAGCGTCGACACCGCCGGCGAGACGGGACTCGTCTTCGTCGACGGCGAGTTCTCCCACGCCGTGCGCAAGAACGCGCTCCTCACCGGCCCGCACCGCCCGACCCGCGGCCTCTACCAGCAGGAGGAGATGAGCCCGTTCACCGCCACCGAGGAGCAGCTCGACGTCGCGCGCCGGGCGCTCGCGACGGCGGCCGACGCGGTCGGCGGCGGAGACGTGGCGAGCTTCCTCTACGCGCGCGTCGACGTCGTGACGGGCAACGACGGCGGCGTCGTGGTCATCGAGCTCGAGCTCACCGAGCCGTCGCTGTTCCTGGCCCTCGCCCCGGGGTCGCTCGACCGGTTCGCCGACGCGATCGCCGCGCGCGTCGGGCACTGA
- a CDS encoding O-acetylhomoserine aminocarboxypropyltransferase/cysteine synthase family protein, with protein sequence MLPIRTDAPTVAGPGSARGFTTRQVHAGDAARDTGGVRPRATPVYLTAGFRFDDFEQAGAHFGTGEGYAYTRHGNPTTDAAERKVADLEGGAEALLVASGQAAVTVAVLALVAAGQRVLSATSVYEGTRGLFLENLPRLGIETDFVEDANDPDEWARRITPDTRVLFCESVPNPLNDLVDLAAVARVAHAHGLPLVVDNTLATPYLLRPIEHGADVVVHSASKFLAGQGAVLGGVVVDAGTFDAERSGALFPHLVERTRLGGPGYAERFGGSARSAYAREVVAPRLGPTPSPFTAFLVAQGVETLSLRVARQSAVALEVAEWLAGRPEVLSVDYSGLPSSPSHDLARRYLPDGQGSVFSFTLRDGERAARHVVESVRLFTHMTHLGDVRSLVLHPASTSHVLRSPEEQAAAGIWPGTLRVSIGIEDPLDLVADLEQALATVPAAPRRAS encoded by the coding sequence ATGCTGCCGATCCGTACCGACGCGCCGACCGTGGCCGGCCCCGGCTCCGCGCGGGGTTTCACCACGCGCCAGGTCCACGCGGGCGACGCCGCGCGCGACACCGGCGGCGTGCGCCCGCGCGCGACGCCCGTCTACCTCACGGCGGGGTTCCGGTTCGACGACTTCGAGCAGGCGGGGGCGCACTTCGGCACCGGGGAGGGGTACGCGTACACCCGGCACGGCAACCCGACGACGGATGCCGCCGAACGCAAGGTGGCGGACCTCGAAGGGGGCGCGGAGGCGCTGCTCGTGGCGAGCGGGCAGGCGGCGGTCACGGTGGCGGTGCTCGCCCTCGTCGCCGCGGGGCAGCGCGTCCTGTCCGCGACGAGCGTCTACGAGGGGACGCGCGGGCTGTTCCTGGAGAACCTGCCGCGACTGGGGATCGAGACCGACTTCGTCGAGGACGCCAACGATCCCGACGAGTGGGCCCGGCGGATCACGCCCGACACGCGCGTGCTGTTCTGCGAGTCGGTCCCCAACCCCCTCAACGACCTGGTCGACCTCGCCGCCGTCGCGCGGGTCGCGCACGCGCACGGGCTGCCGCTGGTCGTCGACAACACGCTCGCCACCCCGTACCTGCTGCGCCCGATCGAGCACGGGGCGGACGTCGTCGTGCACTCGGCGAGCAAGTTCCTCGCCGGGCAGGGCGCGGTGCTCGGCGGCGTCGTGGTCGACGCGGGGACGTTCGACGCCGAACGGTCCGGCGCGCTGTTCCCGCACCTCGTGGAGCGGACTCGACTCGGCGGACCCGGCTACGCCGAGCGCTTCGGGGGGAGCGCCCGCAGCGCCTACGCGCGCGAGGTCGTGGCGCCGCGGCTCGGACCGACACCGTCGCCGTTCACGGCGTTCCTCGTCGCGCAGGGGGTCGAGACGCTCTCGTTGCGCGTGGCGCGGCAGAGCGCCGTCGCGCTCGAGGTGGCCGAGTGGCTCGCGGGACGTCCCGAGGTGCTCTCGGTCGACTACTCGGGACTCCCGTCGAGCCCGTCGCACGACCTCGCGCGGCGCTACCTGCCCGACGGCCAGGGGTCGGTCTTCTCCTTCACGCTGCGCGACGGGGAGCGTGCCGCGCGGCACGTGGTCGAGAGCGTGCGCCTCTTCACGCACATGACGCACCTGGGAGACGTGCGCTCGCTGGTCCTGCACCCCGCGAGCACGAGCCACGTGCTGCGCTCGCCGGAGGAGCAGGCGGCCGCGGGCATCTGGCCGGGCACGCTGCGCGTCTCGATCGGCATCGAGGACCCGCTCGACCTGGTCGCCGACCTCGAGCAGGCCCTGGCGACCGTCCCGGCCGCTCCGAGGAGGGCGTCATGA
- a CDS encoding LLM class flavin-dependent oxidoreductase gives MSRPQHLGWFLARGFGPHGWGHPYLDWGYRWTSPDLYQQSARELDQAGLDLLVIEDAPSLGSAATIDLRVRHAFGGPKLDPLLLAPYLFQVTRHLGVVPTVNPAAVGPYTAARQLATLQHLSGHRLGLNVVTDTGSARHFGDRAPLGHDAAYDRAEEWLDGVRSLWRSWDEGALVADPASGRYADGSRMDAVRHRGEHYAFDGPLNFVPFTDGEPVVVSPGGSGRGLAFAGARSDVQLALAPLDVESVRAYRGRVHAAAVAAGRSPSDVKILFAVQPVLVSSREEADRLVAASAHPDDGTLRRVAERQSSDLETDLTALDLDRPLDLGVFGDHVSHGSIARLVGTHDVATTPLRTLLGAQARLGRLSDRCGFVGTADELADVFEELGDDADNDGFLLWGDLHPVTVHRTLDELVPVLRRRGILRTDHGASLRENLAAF, from the coding sequence ATGAGCCGCCCGCAGCACCTGGGGTGGTTCCTCGCGCGCGGCTTCGGCCCCCACGGCTGGGGACATCCGTATCTCGACTGGGGCTACCGCTGGACGTCTCCCGACCTCTACCAGCAGTCCGCCCGCGAGCTCGACCAGGCCGGGCTCGACCTCCTGGTCATCGAGGACGCGCCGTCGCTGGGCTCGGCCGCGACGATCGACCTGCGCGTGCGGCACGCGTTCGGCGGGCCCAAGCTGGACCCGCTGCTGCTCGCGCCCTACCTCTTCCAGGTGACACGGCACCTCGGCGTCGTGCCGACCGTCAACCCCGCCGCGGTCGGCCCGTACACGGCGGCGCGCCAGCTCGCGACGCTGCAGCACCTCAGCGGCCACCGGCTCGGGCTCAACGTCGTGACCGACACGGGCTCCGCCCGGCACTTCGGGGACCGCGCACCCCTCGGTCACGACGCCGCGTACGACCGTGCGGAGGAGTGGCTCGACGGCGTGCGGTCGCTCTGGCGGAGCTGGGACGAGGGGGCGCTCGTCGCGGACCCGGCCAGCGGCCGGTACGCCGACGGGAGCCGGATGGACGCGGTCCGCCACCGTGGCGAGCACTACGCGTTCGACGGTCCCCTCAACTTCGTGCCCTTCACCGACGGTGAGCCGGTCGTCGTGTCGCCGGGCGGCTCGGGCCGGGGACTCGCCTTCGCGGGTGCGCGGTCCGACGTGCAGCTCGCGCTCGCGCCGCTCGACGTCGAGAGCGTGCGCGCGTACCGGGGACGGGTCCACGCGGCCGCGGTGGCCGCCGGGCGCTCGCCGTCCGACGTGAAGATCCTCTTCGCGGTCCAGCCGGTGCTGGTGTCGAGCCGGGAGGAGGCCGACCGGCTCGTCGCCGCGTCAGCCCACCCGGACGACGGCACCCTGCGCCGGGTCGCTGAGCGTCAGTCGAGCGATCTCGAGACCGACCTGACGGCGCTCGACCTCGACCGGCCGCTCGACCTCGGGGTCTTCGGCGACCACGTCTCGCACGGGAGCATCGCTCGTCTGGTCGGGACGCACGACGTCGCCACGACGCCGCTGCGCACGCTGCTCGGCGCCCAGGCGCGGCTCGGGCGGCTGTCGGACCGTTGCGGGTTCGTCGGCACGGCCGACGAGCTCGCCGACGTGTTCGAGGAGCTCGGTGACGACGCCGACAACGACGGGTTCCTGCTGTGGGGCGACCTGCACCCGGTCACCGTGCACCGCACGCTCGACGAGCTCGTCCCGGTCCTGCGCCGCCGCGGGATCCTCCGCACCGATCACGGGGCGTCGCTCCGGGAGAACCTCGCAGCGTTCTGA